The following coding sequences are from one Pigmentibacter sp. JX0631 window:
- a CDS encoding L,D-transpeptidase family protein yields MKTHCLSFQSISKLFLHFCWICLSIYNPFVFSQVKTDKNWENNTVDDQKDIQIVAENDIPDKLSGNQLSEPLSSNQTKIPAALISLGWKASDYALIVEKLLHKLTVYRSNFNGGYDIIKSYQAITGKKQGDKKYVGDKKTPEGVYFITGKITGGKLPPKYGPGALTLDYPNIFDQRSSKTGYGIWIHGVEDDTRVLKPFDTDGCVALRNQDWKDLEKYITIFETPVIITNEMFYLNSNQSLLEAKNQIHSLLDAWKKAWENSDLNSYLSFYSDTFHTLGKNKKQWLEYKKIISASRKGKISIEISDPKIVAYGDQLFVSFLQRYKSSEKVDFGRKFLYLKKENNVFKIISEKWYEEEQNPELLSALIRQNNEYK; encoded by the coding sequence ATGAAAACGCATTGCTTATCCTTTCAAAGTATAAGTAAGCTATTCCTCCATTTTTGTTGGATTTGTCTATCAATTTACAATCCTTTTGTTTTTTCACAAGTGAAAACAGACAAAAATTGGGAAAATAATACTGTCGATGATCAGAAGGACATTCAAATAGTAGCAGAAAATGATATACCAGATAAACTCTCTGGAAATCAATTATCTGAACCTTTGTCTAGTAATCAAACAAAAATACCAGCTGCATTGATCAGTTTAGGCTGGAAAGCATCAGATTATGCCCTTATTGTTGAAAAATTACTACATAAATTAACAGTTTATCGTTCAAATTTTAATGGTGGTTATGATATTATAAAAAGCTATCAGGCTATTACAGGAAAAAAACAAGGTGATAAAAAATATGTAGGCGATAAAAAAACTCCAGAAGGAGTATATTTTATTACTGGAAAAATTACAGGTGGAAAATTACCTCCTAAGTATGGTCCAGGAGCTTTAACATTGGATTATCCAAATATTTTTGATCAAAGATCTAGTAAAACGGGATATGGGATTTGGATACATGGCGTTGAAGACGACACTAGAGTTTTAAAACCTTTTGATACTGACGGTTGTGTTGCACTCAGAAATCAAGATTGGAAAGATTTGGAAAAATATATTACTATCTTTGAAACTCCGGTAATAATTACCAATGAAATGTTTTACTTAAATTCAAACCAAAGTTTGTTAGAGGCAAAAAATCAAATTCATTCTTTACTCGATGCTTGGAAAAAGGCATGGGAAAATTCAGATTTAAATTCATACTTATCTTTTTATTCTGATACATTTCATACTTTAGGAAAAAATAAGAAACAATGGCTAGAATATAAAAAGATTATTTCTGCAAGTCGAAAAGGAAAAATAAGCATTGAAATAAGTGATCCCAAAATTGTTGCTTATGGAGATCAGCTTTTTGTCTCGTTTTTGCAACGTTACAAGTCTTCTGAAAAAGTTGATTTTGGTAGAAAATTTCTTTATTTAAAGAAAGAAAATAATGTGTTTAAAATAATTTCTGAGAAATGGTATGAAGAAGAGCAGAATCCAGAACTGTTGAGTGCATTAATAAGGCAAAATAATGAATACAAGTAG
- a CDS encoding matrixin family metalloprotease, with the protein MFYKRFILITELLLLFGFVTSCGMPEKVIQFNDFTGDVNQPIVFANGWGQNYSYPVTVDISTAITSENSNLATYIQNAVNTWNSAIGRTILTIRTGVVSKTGNDFKGLFSVLQDSYHALYYDQLSGSNGGWLSNTGKPSTTIATTAYTATQGTILNASIRFNRDTYYFDDITTNYNSAQIIADMESIILHELGHFLGLGHVTETNSIMYPNYSPGHTVGSSYSSIRCVSANDLTRIRSIYSGGSASTACLNP; encoded by the coding sequence ATGTTTTATAAACGTTTTATTCTCATTACCGAATTACTATTGCTGTTTGGTTTCGTAACTTCTTGCGGAATGCCTGAAAAGGTTATCCAATTTAATGACTTTACTGGTGACGTAAATCAACCAATTGTTTTTGCTAATGGTTGGGGACAAAATTACAGTTACCCTGTAACTGTAGATATTAGTACCGCTATTACTAGTGAAAATTCAAATTTGGCTACTTATATTCAAAATGCCGTAAATACTTGGAATAGCGCTATTGGACGGACAATTTTAACTATTAGAACTGGAGTTGTTTCAAAAACGGGAAATGATTTTAAAGGGCTATTTTCAGTTTTGCAAGATTCCTATCATGCGTTATATTATGATCAATTATCTGGAAGTAATGGTGGATGGTTATCAAATACTGGGAAACCTTCGACAACAATTGCTACCACTGCTTATACTGCAACTCAAGGTACAATTTTAAATGCAAGTATACGATTTAATCGAGATACTTATTACTTTGATGATATAACAACAAACTATAATTCTGCTCAAATTATTGCAGATATGGAAAGCATTATATTGCATGAACTAGGGCATTTTTTAGGGCTTGGGCATGTCACAGAAACAAACAGCATTATGTATCCAAATTATTCACCTGGGCATACTGTTGGAAGCTCCTATAGCTCTATACGCTGTGTTTCTGCAAATGATTTGACAAGAATACGCTCCATATATTCAGGTGGTTCTGCATCTACTGCTTGTTTAAATCCCTAA
- a CDS encoding class I SAM-dependent methyltransferase, giving the protein MESMFINRVKKNYANLSKWAKRENITAYRIYDKDIPQYPYTIDFYAGNIVLYKYETPNYQIEFAEKDAEKLKLSLLELIAFFGIDENKIFLKSRKKQKGLSQYEKQDSKKVTEIVTEKNMNFLINLSDYLDCGLFLDHRKSRQMIRSMSKDLSILNLFAYTGSVSVAAALGGAKKVTTIDMSNTYIQWAIENFKLNNIDISKHQFIRANVLQWLTEISEEKIYDFIFLDPPSFSNSKKMFESFDVQQDHLFLLKQCSKMLKLNGQIFFSNNLKSFKLDEENLKNFFHIENVTKKTIPLDFRNEKIHQAWILKKLGI; this is encoded by the coding sequence ATGGAATCAATGTTTATTAACAGAGTTAAAAAAAATTATGCAAATTTAAGTAAATGGGCAAAAAGAGAGAATATAACTGCCTATAGAATTTATGATAAAGATATCCCTCAATATCCATATACCATTGATTTTTATGCTGGTAATATAGTATTATATAAATATGAAACCCCTAATTATCAAATTGAATTTGCTGAAAAAGATGCTGAAAAATTAAAATTAAGTTTACTAGAATTAATTGCGTTTTTTGGAATAGATGAAAATAAAATTTTCTTAAAATCTCGAAAGAAACAAAAAGGATTATCACAGTACGAAAAACAAGATAGCAAAAAAGTAACTGAAATTGTGACTGAAAAAAATATGAATTTCCTAATAAATCTCTCAGATTATTTAGACTGCGGGCTATTTTTAGATCATCGCAAATCTCGCCAAATGATTCGTTCAATGAGCAAAGATCTATCTATTTTAAATCTGTTTGCTTATACTGGTTCAGTTAGTGTAGCTGCCGCTTTAGGTGGAGCAAAAAAGGTTACAACAATTGACATGAGCAATACCTACATTCAATGGGCAATAGAAAATTTTAAACTAAATAATATTGATATAAGTAAACATCAGTTCATTAGAGCCAACGTTCTGCAATGGCTTACTGAAATATCTGAAGAAAAAATTTATGATTTTATTTTTTTAGATCCACCTTCATTTTCAAATTCTAAAAAAATGTTTGAAAGCTTTGATGTGCAACAAGATCATTTATTCCTTCTTAAACAATGCTCAAAAATGTTAAAACTAAATGGTCAGATATTTTTTAGTAATAATTTAAAGTCATTTAAATTGGATGAAGAAAATCTTAAAAATTTTTTTCACATTGAAAATGTGACAAAAAAAACAATTCCTCTAGATTTTAGAAATGAAAAAATTCATCAGGCGTGGATTTTAAAAAAATTAGGGATTTAA
- a CDS encoding chemotaxis protein CheX has product MAKLFIAESSKKSIENLSHFLSIEGHEATFYEKSKPLNEILSQGKFDVAVIDQNFKDMSYIEIANAFLKNPLHSNTHIIITTSTPNKEDLNKFSSLGINYIFVKPYRYKLLSDKIKYAINPNKGDYGAFEPDILKIFLESTIHIFDSIGNISIAAGRPFLKTGNESLSEISAVIGLSSPQIKGSMSINVTRKILASCLFKMLGPNAVADEAAISDMCGELCNQIMGRAKQQFLKKKSMSFEITVPTILSEQYHILDYKSSAPVLVIPFLYEKVAGIFVEFCLEINDTPVTVEPEKLQVIVEEGELILF; this is encoded by the coding sequence ATGGCTAAGTTATTTATAGCTGAATCATCAAAAAAATCGATTGAAAACTTAAGTCATTTCTTAAGCATTGAGGGACATGAGGCTACCTTTTATGAAAAATCAAAGCCTTTGAATGAAATTTTATCACAAGGAAAATTTGATGTTGCTGTGATTGATCAAAATTTTAAAGATATGTCTTACATTGAAATCGCAAATGCATTTTTAAAAAATCCACTTCACTCTAATACACACATTATAATTACAACTTCAACACCAAATAAAGAAGATTTAAATAAATTTAGTTCTTTAGGAATAAATTACATTTTTGTTAAGCCATACCGATATAAGCTTCTTTCAGATAAAATAAAATATGCTATAAATCCAAATAAAGGTGATTACGGAGCATTTGAACCTGATATTTTAAAAATATTTCTTGAATCTACAATTCATATTTTTGATTCAATTGGAAATATCTCTATCGCAGCTGGTCGACCATTCTTAAAAACAGGAAATGAAAGTTTAAGCGAAATTAGTGCAGTTATTGGCCTTTCCAGTCCTCAAATAAAAGGTTCTATGTCAATCAATGTAACTCGTAAAATACTCGCATCTTGTCTATTTAAAATGTTAGGTCCAAATGCTGTTGCAGATGAAGCAGCTATTTCAGATATGTGTGGTGAACTTTGTAACCAAATTATGGGTCGAGCTAAACAACAGTTTTTAAAGAAAAAAAGTATGTCTTTTGAAATAACAGTACCAACAATTCTTTCCGAGCAATATCATATCCTAGATTATAAAAGTTCTGCTCCAGTTCTAGTCATCCCATTTTTATATGAAAAAGTTGCTGGAATTTTTGTTGAATTTTGTCTTGAAATTAATGACACTCCTGTTACAGTCGAGCCTGAAAAACTACAAGTGATTGTAGAAGAAGGCGAGCTTATCCTTTTTTAA
- a CDS encoding M3 family metallopeptidase: MSVSYRLPERKKRNFIADDFNPLDKNDVKLLLNRLATDIPTDFKSAANWYGLFHEASCSISEAHTILELNLSFNVNDNLAEQKLIEFEEHILSQLLNIRSELMDIYMNSPWRSAMHMYDNDRILTDLKLRRKYTSHSISSLQIEENQIIREYKKFTHAAKTSFEGKLTPVSAIIGKLNDNNTEIRKSAFLAYWSFVKENEEHYQKYFDELHQNRIKQVESVNAINYVDVAFAELGRIDYGISQCQEFRNSIYHEVIPIVKELSELQKESLKTKDISPWDVSIWPTLMPEKAPANGNLDQLILSVQNISSKIHPSFGKLFNEMRKNNLLDIGPRPGKAPGAFCVTFQESGYPFVFANFGGNFRDSMTFLHEFGHAIHGYAVSNINNVLLRHPGFEFCEVASIGFELLASPFYSDFWVNKKDVKKALAFQLFHMLNFWPFMAMIDEWQHKIYSNGTMPTALQRNKIWRDISRKYRPQVNWDGYEDFEELGWLSRPHIFTSPFYYIDYGIAQVGALQLWKYSKENYSNSIENYIKGLSLGAQLSLPRLFSEMGIKFDFGRKILKELCSDMKIEILKVTS; encoded by the coding sequence ATGTCGGTTTCATATAGACTCCCTGAAAGAAAAAAAAGAAATTTTATAGCTGATGATTTTAATCCTCTTGATAAAAACGATGTAAAATTATTGCTTAATAGGCTTGCAACAGATATTCCCACGGATTTTAAAAGTGCAGCGAATTGGTATGGACTTTTTCATGAAGCATCTTGTTCTATTTCAGAAGCACACACTATTCTTGAATTAAATTTAAGCTTTAATGTTAATGACAATTTAGCTGAACAAAAATTAATTGAATTTGAGGAACATATTTTATCGCAACTTCTTAATATAAGAAGTGAATTAATGGATATTTATATGAACTCTCCTTGGCGTTCAGCTATGCATATGTATGATAATGATAGAATTTTAACAGATTTAAAATTAAGGAGAAAATACACATCACATTCTATTTCTTCTCTCCAAATTGAAGAAAATCAAATAATTCGTGAATATAAAAAATTTACGCATGCTGCAAAAACATCATTTGAGGGAAAATTAACTCCTGTTTCTGCTATTATTGGAAAGCTTAATGATAATAATACAGAAATTAGAAAATCAGCTTTCTTAGCTTATTGGTCTTTTGTAAAAGAGAATGAAGAGCATTATCAAAAATATTTTGATGAATTACATCAAAACAGAATTAAGCAAGTTGAATCCGTCAATGCAATTAATTATGTAGATGTAGCTTTTGCTGAGTTAGGTAGAATTGATTATGGTATTAGTCAATGTCAAGAGTTTCGGAATTCAATTTATCACGAAGTTATTCCTATTGTAAAAGAACTTTCAGAACTTCAAAAAGAATCTCTTAAAACTAAAGATATTTCTCCTTGGGATGTTTCAATATGGCCGACTTTAATGCCAGAAAAAGCTCCTGCTAATGGAAATTTAGATCAATTAATTCTTTCTGTGCAAAATATTTCCTCAAAAATTCATCCATCATTTGGCAAATTATTTAATGAAATGAGGAAAAATAATTTGTTAGATATTGGACCTAGACCAGGAAAAGCTCCGGGTGCATTTTGTGTGACTTTTCAAGAGAGTGGTTACCCATTTGTTTTTGCAAATTTTGGAGGAAATTTTCGTGATTCGATGACTTTTTTGCATGAATTTGGCCATGCAATTCATGGATATGCTGTATCCAACATAAATAATGTTTTATTGAGGCACCCTGGATTTGAATTTTGTGAGGTGGCAAGTATCGGATTTGAATTATTAGCTAGCCCGTTCTATTCAGATTTCTGGGTGAATAAAAAAGATGTAAAGAAAGCTTTAGCTTTTCAGCTCTTTCATATGCTTAATTTTTGGCCCTTTATGGCAATGATTGATGAATGGCAACATAAAATTTATTCTAACGGAACAATGCCTACAGCTCTTCAGCGCAATAAAATATGGCGTGATATTTCCAGAAAATATAGACCACAAGTAAATTGGGATGGTTATGAAGATTTTGAAGAGTTAGGTTGGTTGAGTAGACCGCATATTTTTACCTCGCCATTTTATTATATTGATTATGGAATAGCACAAGTTGGTGCTCTTCAGTTGTGGAAATATAGTAAAGAAAATTATTCAAATTCAATAGAAAATTATATAAAAGGATTAAGTTTAGGGGCGCAATTATCTTTGCCTCGTTTGTTTTCAGAAATGGGAATAAAATTTGATTTTGGCAGAAAAATACTAAAAGAATTATGTTCTGATATGAAAATTGAAATTTTAAAGGTTACTTCTTAA
- a CDS encoding sodium-dependent transporter: MARAQWNSKLGFVLASCGATVGLGSIWKFPYVAANNGGGAFILIFTIITLTLGLSLLLAEIAIGRAATCGAVGAFRKLGSKYWSVVGFIGVLCGFLVLSFYSVVGGWTIGYLVRSIDGRVMQGELSALEKIFSNYVSSPIEPIITHAIFLFLTLIIVMSGIQKGIERASKFLMPTLFFLIVFLIIRSLTLPNASTGLINFIYPDFSKVTTKMLVDALGLACFSLSVGAGCMVAYGSYLDNKVKLKNSALWISFLTIISSILAGLMIFPALTTFGLKPAAGPGLSYITMPVIFYNLPFGQLFAIAFFSLLVVASLTSAVSLLELTAIYFIDEFKMSRKKATSFISLFALLIGIPVSLSFGIISNFKVFNLNFFELLDYITSNLLLPIGGIGISLFTGWKAWDIIKKELEFSPPTAFAMEWMCKLIAPILIGFILIYNI, from the coding sequence ATGGCTCGAGCGCAATGGAATTCTAAATTAGGTTTTGTTTTGGCATCCTGTGGAGCAACTGTTGGTTTAGGTTCAATTTGGAAATTTCCATACGTAGCAGCAAACAATGGTGGTGGTGCTTTTATTTTAATTTTTACAATTATAACCCTCACTTTAGGGTTGTCGCTTCTTCTTGCAGAAATTGCTATTGGACGGGCAGCGACTTGTGGCGCTGTGGGTGCATTTCGTAAATTGGGATCTAAATATTGGTCTGTAGTTGGATTTATTGGCGTTTTGTGCGGATTTTTAGTTCTTTCTTTTTATAGCGTAGTAGGCGGTTGGACAATTGGATATTTAGTTCGTTCAATTGATGGACGTGTTATGCAAGGTGAGTTATCTGCATTGGAAAAAATATTCTCTAACTATGTTTCAAGTCCTATTGAGCCAATTATTACACATGCAATTTTTTTATTTTTAACTTTAATTATTGTTATGTCGGGTATTCAAAAAGGTATTGAAAGAGCTTCAAAATTTTTAATGCCAACTTTATTTTTCTTAATAGTTTTTTTAATTATTCGTTCTTTGACTTTACCAAATGCAAGCACTGGACTAATTAATTTTATTTATCCAGATTTTTCAAAAGTAACAACAAAAATGTTAGTAGATGCTCTTGGTCTTGCATGCTTTTCTCTTTCTGTTGGTGCTGGTTGTATGGTTGCATATGGTTCATATTTAGACAATAAAGTTAAATTAAAAAATTCTGCTCTATGGATCTCTTTTCTTACAATTATTTCTTCTATTCTAGCAGGATTGATGATCTTCCCTGCTTTAACTACTTTTGGATTGAAACCTGCAGCAGGGCCTGGACTGTCATATATTACTATGCCAGTTATTTTTTATAATTTACCCTTTGGGCAATTATTTGCAATCGCTTTTTTTTCTTTGTTAGTAGTAGCTTCACTAACATCTGCTGTTTCTTTATTAGAATTAACGGCTATTTATTTTATAGATGAATTTAAAATGTCAAGAAAAAAAGCAACTTCATTTATTAGTTTATTTGCTTTATTAATTGGAATACCTGTATCTCTTTCCTTTGGGATAATATCTAATTTCAAAGTTTTTAATTTAAATTTTTTCGAATTACTAGATTATATCACTTCAAATCTTTTGTTACCTATCGGTGGAATCGGCATTTCTTTGTTTACTGGATGGAAGGCTTGGGATATTATTAAAAAAGAATTGGAATTTTCTCCCCCAACTGCTTTTGCTATGGAATGGATGTGTAAATTAATTGCACCAATTTTAATTGGATTTATTCTGATTTATAATATCTAG
- a CDS encoding ABC transporter substrate-binding protein, with amino-acid sequence MKKLLILFVLICNISFAQNKINKYKEISIYTTDSLQPLVILENEKIGGLFGEIFIEAAREYVNKFKINNYPWPRTQNELKKTADSIIFPFARTAEREKNYKWIDKIYDDPVCIYTAKPNKKINNLEGIEDIKSLGFLRNGPETEFLSKIPAKIQKIDSANVNDLMLKLFKKEIDAVVGGSYLKYVWKKNNLKEENLLCGKTSTKHELYIAASIKSSEKFVDDLKKIIQNFKKTKKYKDILEKYQYLWKESN; translated from the coding sequence ATGAAAAAATTACTTATTTTGTTTGTACTGATATGTAATATCTCTTTTGCACAAAATAAAATCAATAAGTACAAAGAAATATCAATTTATACTACAGATAGTTTACAACCATTAGTTATACTTGAAAATGAGAAAATAGGCGGATTATTTGGAGAGATTTTTATTGAAGCAGCAAGAGAATATGTGAATAAATTTAAAATAAATAATTATCCTTGGCCCAGAACGCAAAATGAATTAAAAAAAACTGCAGATTCTATCATTTTTCCATTTGCACGCACAGCCGAAAGAGAAAAAAATTATAAATGGATAGATAAAATATATGATGATCCTGTTTGTATTTATACAGCAAAACCAAATAAAAAAATTAATAATTTAGAAGGAATAGAAGATATAAAGTCTTTAGGTTTTTTAAGAAATGGTCCTGAAACTGAATTTCTATCAAAAATTCCAGCTAAAATTCAAAAAATAGATTCTGCAAATGTGAATGATTTAATGCTTAAATTATTCAAGAAAGAAATAGATGCTGTAGTTGGAGGAAGTTATTTGAAATACGTTTGGAAAAAGAATAATTTAAAAGAAGAAAATCTTCTTTGTGGAAAAACAAGTACGAAACATGAATTGTATATAGCAGCCTCAATTAAATCTTCTGAAAAATTTGTTGATGATTTAAAAAAAATAATTCAAAACTTTAAAAAAACAAAAAAATATAAAGATATATTAGAAAAGTATCAATATTTATGGAAAGAAAGTAACTAG
- the dnaX gene encoding DNA polymerase III subunit gamma/tau has translation MSTDNLTQLNPQQDNSHYVVFARRTRPQSFSNLVGQEVVSKAIEKMLSHQKIPHAFLFTGTRGTGKTSSARILAKSLCCISGTTIHPCQTCIHCTQITACAHDDILEIDGASHTGVDNIRELREATRFFPNSARYKIFIIDEVHMLSTGAFNALLKTLEEPPPNVIFILATTELHKVPITVRSRCMIFAFKKIETSIIEEHLKQILLKENITFENDAVTLIAREAKGSMRDALSLLEQITAICNHTNITTELTKKSLCVQGEEIAEQIFQSICQKDMACALSLLKQADVASVDFSVLFDNIAQFFRNSLLIKSLNNKENALKVTQLLPNEYHLLEKAITHLSLAALSEIFKLLAGCAKDLIKTNVPLAWAEIIIIDCISRADWLSASEIISLLNDNPNKLQNTQNLTSNAAPKKIDITPIPPIVSNQNMQQEIAVKLDSSVTELDVQLFRKFVNIAEQKSKTLAARLAVVKIEHFNSKLVQFADALENETFLSFNEHDLQHFWDSINEIQLNSADFKGRYTPKPIKKVGIRENSTHQIATEQKPIPNKTVNSSKKLINKTENLMQSFQKYGGNQSQKQLGNEALTKAQTRSISLSEIQTHEKNQGFLQQEKELLEKEHVQKLKKLATEIQIVSVD, from the coding sequence ATGTCCACAGATAACCTAACTCAATTAAATCCCCAACAAGATAATTCTCATTATGTTGTTTTTGCTAGACGCACGAGGCCACAAAGCTTCTCCAATCTTGTAGGCCAAGAAGTGGTGTCGAAAGCAATTGAAAAAATGTTATCACATCAAAAAATTCCGCATGCTTTTTTATTCACAGGTACCCGTGGTACAGGAAAAACTTCTAGCGCAAGAATTTTAGCAAAGTCTTTATGTTGTATATCTGGAACGACAATTCACCCTTGTCAGACCTGTATTCATTGCACACAAATTACAGCTTGTGCACACGATGATATTTTAGAAATCGATGGCGCCTCTCATACCGGTGTAGATAATATTCGTGAATTACGGGAAGCAACTCGTTTTTTTCCAAATTCTGCTCGCTACAAAATATTTATTATTGATGAAGTTCATATGCTAAGCACAGGAGCATTTAATGCTTTATTAAAAACTCTTGAAGAACCACCTCCAAACGTAATTTTTATTTTAGCTACAACAGAACTACATAAAGTACCAATTACAGTTCGTTCGCGCTGTATGATATTTGCCTTTAAAAAAATAGAGACCTCAATTATTGAAGAGCATCTAAAACAAATCTTATTAAAAGAAAATATTACGTTTGAAAACGACGCAGTAACTCTTATTGCACGTGAAGCAAAAGGTTCTATGCGTGATGCTTTAAGTCTGCTAGAACAGATCACAGCTATTTGTAATCATACTAATATTACTACAGAATTAACTAAGAAAAGCTTGTGTGTCCAAGGCGAAGAAATTGCAGAACAGATTTTTCAGAGCATTTGTCAAAAAGATATGGCTTGCGCACTTAGTTTATTAAAGCAAGCAGATGTTGCAAGCGTTGACTTTTCAGTTCTATTTGACAATATAGCTCAATTTTTCCGCAATAGCTTGCTCATTAAAAGTTTAAACAACAAAGAAAATGCTCTAAAAGTCACTCAATTATTACCAAATGAATATCATTTGCTCGAAAAAGCAATAACACACTTATCCCTTGCAGCACTAAGTGAAATTTTTAAATTACTAGCAGGCTGCGCAAAAGATCTTATCAAAACTAATGTTCCCTTAGCATGGGCAGAAATTATTATTATTGATTGCATTTCAAGAGCTGATTGGCTTTCAGCCTCTGAAATTATCTCCTTACTGAATGATAATCCTAACAAGCTACAGAACACTCAAAATCTGACGTCTAACGCTGCTCCCAAAAAAATAGATATTACCCCAATTCCTCCAATAGTTTCTAACCAAAATATGCAACAAGAAATTGCAGTAAAACTTGATTCGTCCGTAACAGAATTGGACGTTCAATTATTTAGAAAATTCGTTAATATTGCAGAGCAAAAGAGTAAAACACTTGCAGCAAGATTAGCTGTTGTAAAAATTGAACATTTCAATTCAAAACTAGTTCAATTCGCAGACGCTCTTGAAAATGAAACCTTTTTGTCTTTTAATGAACATGATTTGCAACATTTTTGGGATTCTATAAATGAAATTCAATTAAACTCTGCGGATTTTAAGGGTCGATATACTCCTAAACCCATAAAAAAAGTTGGAATAAGAGAAAATTCAACACACCAAATTGCAACTGAGCAAAAACCAATACCAAATAAAACTGTAAATTCATCAAAAAAATTGATAAATAAAACAGAAAATTTAATGCAAAGCTTCCAAAAGTATGGTGGTAACCAGTCCCAAAAACAACTTGGAAATGAAGCATTGACAAAAGCACAAACTAGGTCAATATCATTATCAGAAATCCAAACTCATGAAAAGAATCAAGGATTTCTTCAGCAAGAAAAAGAACTACTTGAAAAAGAACATGTTCAAAAATTAAAAAAACTCGCTACTGAAATTCAAATTGTTTCGGTAGACTAG
- the rplU gene encoding 50S ribosomal protein L21, with protein sequence MNQKKTEKRIRNLIVSNKNYAVVKIMGRQLKVAEGEKVKANFIDVAVGTQIPFSEVLMVNKGGQLKIGEPLVNGAKVTATVVAHGRENKILVFKYLRKNKSKKMHGHRQDFTTLSITSIEG encoded by the coding sequence ATGAATCAAAAGAAGACCGAAAAGCGTATAAGGAATCTGATTGTGAGCAATAAAAACTATGCAGTTGTCAAAATCATGGGCCGTCAACTCAAAGTTGCTGAAGGCGAAAAAGTCAAAGCAAACTTTATTGATGTAGCTGTTGGCACGCAAATACCTTTTTCTGAAGTATTAATGGTTAATAAGGGTGGGCAACTAAAAATTGGTGAGCCACTTGTAAATGGAGCTAAAGTGACAGCTACTGTTGTTGCGCATGGCCGTGAAAATAAAATTCTTGTTTTCAAATATCTTCGTAAAAATAAGTCAAAGAAAATGCACGGACACCGTCAAGACTTCACTACTTTGTCTATCACAAGTATCGAAGGTTAA
- the rpmA gene encoding 50S ribosomal protein L27, translating to MASKKAGGSTKNGRDSNPKYRGVKAYGGESVRAGNIIVRQVGAKIHPGVNVGMGKDFTLFARIDGEVKFEHVTRERQCVSVYPVDAKA from the coding sequence ATGGCAAGTAAGAAAGCCGGTGGTTCGACTAAAAACGGTCGTGATAGTAATCCAAAATATCGTGGTGTAAAAGCTTACGGCGGGGAATCTGTAAGAGCTGGTAATATTATTGTACGCCAAGTTGGCGCTAAAATTCATCCAGGCGTTAATGTTGGAATGGGAAAAGACTTTACTCTATTTGCAAGAATTGATGGTGAAGTTAAATTTGAACATGTTACTCGTGAACGTCAATGCGTAAGCGTTTATCCGGTAGACGCAAAAGCTTAA